The sequence TCCATTTCCCCACATTTATTTCCCTTCTCTCTTCAAGTGTTTTTGAGCTCCATTTCCATCGGTTCTATCACTTTAGAATAGCAAGAAGCTccaaatttcttcctcgtgTCCGGATCGTCGAGATTTGCGAGATTTCCTACGTTTCAAgaccaaaggcatgtatattctttcgttttatgcatcgatctcgtcatagtagatattttgatgtatgttatgcgtgaaagtttgattgttattagaaaagtttgagcgattatgcattgaatcgatttctgaaacatttggatctcaaaacatgagtttgctgtcattttaaaaactgcgactttttggtcgatattctgaaaaaactttcaacatataaaacgtagaaatttttgagactttcgatttgacagtaaattcaaaatgtttggataagaaatgagtgagttatgattgtttttgtgggactgctcaaaccgcaacttttatgaaaatgtgttcttgaagttttattgttgcaggctctCGAGGGAAGGAGTATTCCTTGCTAATGGCCAACCGCCGGATTAGCCAAACTTTAATAAATAGCTCAAGTGAGAGTGACGATTCTGATAGTGACTCTTTACAATCTGATGCCGCCGACTTCTTGGGTGGTTCGGGTTTTTTTTATGACTCCAAGACTCGAGCTGTAGCCTCTTGTGGATCCCCTAGGGGATCTATGCCATTAGAGAGTCCCTTGCtgggtgatgatcttgaatggAACGAACCTTTAGACGGTGACGATAAAGAGGCTCTGTCTGGCCAAGATGTCGGGGGTTTGCGCGAAGTTCTTGGAATACCACCCGAATGTGACATTAAGGTTCCGGGACCTCGAGATGATTGTCATAACCCGCCGTCGGGTTATTTCACCCTTTTCCTTGAATACTTTACTGGTGGACTTATGTTTCCTCCGCAACCTCTATTAGTTGAGTTGGTTAAAAGCCTCGGGATGAGCTTTAGTCAATTGACTCCAAACGCCGTTATAGTTTATTCAGCCTTTTGTCATAAGATGAAGGAAATTAACATGCCTTTGTCCGTAGAATTGTTCCACTCACTTTTCTCGGCGCGTAGAAGCAAACCTGATTCGCACGTTTACTTCCAACCTCGGACCAAATGTAAATTTTTGTCCCGAATTCCGTCTCCTAGAAGTTCTTGGAAGTCTCACTTTTTCTATGTTAAGGACTGTGGGTGGGGTATACCCGTGGTCTGGAGTTCGGGGCTTCGAGTGATTGCGATGAGAGGGACTCACCATGCACTTCAACTCCAATGTCGTGATTTAGGTCTTTTTGAAGAACTTTGTAATCCTAGGAATTTAATTACTGCTGGTATTTTTTGTACTCTATGTTTGTAATTCGTTTTTGCTCTTTTTTAATTTCGCATTATAATTTGTTGTTTATCTCTTATTTATATGACTTTTTCGACAACTGTTTATTTTCAGGTGATAGATTTGACTTGGCCACGATCAGGGCTCGCAAGACCACTTTGGGGAGGCAATCCCCGCTTGCTGGGAATGGTAGAGTACCTGCGGATCGTGCTGCTCATGATTTTCGTGACACTATGCATAGGGGACTCCCACTGGCACGCTCTGAGCATGTCCGTGGTTCGGGCTCTAACTCGCAAAATAAAAGTAACTCTTTGCCATCAAACAAATCTTTGGAGATTAGGCCCTTGAGTGGGGGAGGAGGAGAGGCGAAAAAACGAGGACATGAAGGGGTGGAAAAGAAAATGGATGAGGAAGCACAAAAAAATCCTAAGAGGACTCGTGCGGATGACCAAAGAACAGCTTCCAAGACTCCACGTGTTAAGCATATATATGTTGACGGGGTGAACCATAATGAGAAGGCTGACTCTTTCTGGGATTTGGATGATCCGGAGATAGGATGGAAGAAAGGGCGAAGCATAGTGGGAGACTATGACATGGTCCGTCTGGTTTCGCTGTCTACGGATTCATTTGCTCATTCGCTTGCATGGAATTCATGTCAGGTATTGCGCTTATTATGTTATCATCTTGTATGTTTTGTCTGCTTTTTATCGTTTGGTCTTATCTTCGTAGAGTTTGTCGCTAGCCAGTGCTGCGCGAGTTCGGGAGGAAAAATTGCGCAATTATCAAGATAAGCTGCGAAAAGAGGCTGCTCGGCTCAAAGAAGAGAAGCTTCATCTTAATCAGGAGAAAGAAAAGACCAACGTGGAGCTGATGCAAGTGCAGGGAAAGCTTGCAGACAAGATAAAAGAATTTACGATCCTTGAAGAGAAGTATTCTACTGAAGTGAAGACTGGAGGTCAGTTTCTTGACTCTGAGGCGGgcaataatcttttgaaaagtaCAGAGGAGAAAGGCGTTCAGAATTTCAAAGCATCCTCTACATTTCGAGAGGAGGTACTAGATCGCGCCATGATCATACATGATGAGGTAGTTCTAGACTGTCAAAACCAACTGAGGAAGAAACTTGTGCCTGAAGAGATAGTGATGATGATTGAGCCCAGTGTCTCGGAGGTGGGTGGAGGCTCCATGGTCGATGTCCCTTCGGACAATGCTGAGATGATTGAAGCTTTGGATCTCCTCCCTACTGAGGGGGAAGCATAGCTTTAAGTTGCATTTATTACTACTCCTTAGATTTGTTTATTTTCAT comes from Primulina huaijiensis isolate GDHJ02 chromosome 5, ASM1229523v2, whole genome shotgun sequence and encodes:
- the LOC140977805 gene encoding uncharacterized protein — translated: MANRRISQTLINSSSESDDSDSDSLQSDAADFLGGSGFFYDSKTRAVASCGSPRGSMPLESPLLGDDLEWNEPLDGDDKEALSGQDVGGLREVLGIPPECDIKVPGPRDDCHNPPSGYFTLFLEYFTGGLMFPPQPLLVELVKSLGMSFSQLTPNAVIVYSAFCHKMKEINMPLSVELFHSLFSARRSKPDSHVYFQPRTKCKFLSRIPSPRSSWKSHFFYVKDCGWGIPVVWSSGLRVIAMRGTHHALQLQCRDLGLFEELCNPRNLITAGDRFDLATIRARKTTLGRQSPLAGNGRVPADRAAHDFRDTMHRGLPLARSEHVRGSGSNSQNKSNSLPSNKSLEIRPLSGGGGEAKKRGHEGVEKKMDEEAQKNPKRTRADDQRTASKTPRVKHIYVDGVNHNEKADSFWDLDDPEIGWKKGRSIVGDYDMVRLVSLSTDSFAHSLAWNSCQSLSLASAARVREEKLRNYQDKLRKEAARLKEEKLHLNQEKEKTNVELMQVQGKLADKIKEFTILEEKYSTEVKTGGQFLDSEAGNNLLKSTEEKGVQNFKASSTFREEVLDRAMIIHDEVVLDCQNQLRKKLVPEEIVMMIEPSVSEVGGGSMVDVPSDNAEMIEALDLLPTEGEA